From the Schistocerca piceifrons isolate TAMUIC-IGC-003096 chromosome 2, iqSchPice1.1, whole genome shotgun sequence genome, the window attgataaaatgtatgatgagataaaagaaattatacaggtagtgaagggggacgaaaatttaatagtcatgggtgactggaattcgagagtaggaaaagggggagaaggaaacatagtaggtgaatatagatagggggtaagaaatgaaagaggaagccgtctggtagaattttgcacagagcataacttaatcatacttaacacttggttcaagaatcatagaagaaggttgcatacctggaagaatcccagagatactaaaaggtatcagatagattatataatggtaagacagagatttaggaaccaggttttaaattgtaagacatttccgtgggcagatgtggactctgaccacaatctgttggttatgaactgtagattaaaactgaagaaactgcaaaagggtgggaatttaaggagatgagacctggataaactgactaaaccagaggtggtacagagtttcagggagagcataagggaacaattgacaagaatgggggaaagaaatacaatagaaaagaatgggtagctttgagggatgaaatggtgaaggcagcagaggctcaagtaggtaaaaagacgagggctagtagaaatccttgggtaacagaagaaatattgaatttaattgatgaaaggagaaaatataaaaatgcagtaagtgatgcaagcaaaaaggaatacaaacatctcaaaaatgaaatcgacaggaagtgcaaaatggctaagcagggatgggtagaggacaaatgtaaggatgtagaggcttatctcactaggggtaagatagatactgccctcaggaaaattaaagggacctttggagaaaagagaaccacttgtatgaatatcaagagctcagatggaaacccagttctaaccaacattccattagaactactgacggccttgggagagccagtcctgacaaaactctaccatctggtgagcaagatgtatgagactgctgaaataccctcagacttcaagaagaatataataattccaatcccaaagaaagcaggtgttgacagatgtgaaaattaccggactatcagtttaataagtcacagctgcaaaatactagcacgaattctttacagacgaatggaaaaactggtagaagccgacctcagggaagatcagtttggattccatagaaatattggaacacgagaggcaatactaaccttacgacttatcttagaagaaagattaaggaaaggcaaacctacgtttctagcatttgtagacttagagaaagcttttgacaatgttgactggaatactctctttcaaattctaaaggtgccaagggtaaaatacagggagcaaaaggctatttgcaatttgtacagaaaccacatgccagttataagagtcgacgggcatgaaagggaaacagtggttgagaagggagtgagacagggttgtagcctctccccaatgttattcaatctgtatattgagcaagcagtaaaggaaacaaaagaaaaattcggagtaagtattaaaatccatggagaagaaataaaaactctgaggttcggcgatgacattgtaattctgtcagagacagcaaaggacttggaagagctgttgaacggaatggacagtgtcttgaaaggaggatataagatgaacatcaacaaaagcaaaacgaggatagtggaatgtagtcgaattaagtcgggtgatgcagagggaattagattagcgaatgagacacttaaaatagtaaaggagttttgctgtttggggagcaaaataactgatgatggtcgaagtagagaggatataaaatgtagactggcaatggcaaggaaagcgtttctgaagaagagaaatttgttaacattgagtatagatttaagtgtcaggaagtcatttctgaaagtatttgtatggagtgtagccatgtatggaagtgaaacatggacgataaatagtttggacaggaagagaatagaagctttcgaaatgtggtgctacagaagaatgctgaagattagatgggtagatcacataactaatgaggaggtattgaatagaatttgacagaagagaaatttgtggcacagcttgacgagaagaagggaccggttggtaggacatgttctgaggcatcaagggatcacaaatttagcattggagggcagcgtggagggtaaaaatcgtagagggagaccaagagaagaatacactaagcagattcagaaggatgtaggttgcagtacgtactgggagatgaagaaacttgcacaggatagggtagcatggagagctgcatcaaaccagtctcaggactgaagaccacaacaacaacaacaacaacatttctcatCATCGATGATTAGGCCCATATAAACGAGGTGAAGGAGTTCTATTTATGTCATTTTCACATCACCGATGATGAGGCCTCTAAAGACCCTACTCAGTACGGACACAGTCTAATATAAGACTGTGTTACGGAACTATACAGCTTCTGCTACTGGAGGCATTTTGCGCTTTCACGAAATGGTAAACTGACAAAATCCCACAATTCCAAGCTCAGCCACCCTGTAATTCTGATCTTGGTACTTTGTGTGTACGACCCGCCTATTCTGTTATCACCAAGATTTGACGAAGACGTCAGATGGCGCTTCGTTCTGTTGCGTTGACGCACAGCAGAGGCGTTCGTGGTTGACATATTGTGTGAATCGGACTtaaaattatcatatttttttgATGTTCTCGTTTTGTTACTTTGCTACTTTTACTGATTTGGTATCATTGGTTATTTAGAGATCACTGACAACAAGTCTATATTTTCATCGCTGATACAATCGAGTATTTCGGAGGATCATTGGTCGAGCTGAAATGGCGCCATATATGACTGACTGttgtacattgcatttgtctaGTGACTTGTATAACGATGAAGAGAACTCCACGCCGACGGAGTGCGTGTAGATCGTGTATTTCTGAAGGTTAAGTCGCATATTTATTATGCTGTAATCACTGAAACGCCTTCCTGGCACCTCACTGTCGGCGAATACACAATACGTTGCAGTGCTATAGATTTAGACTGTCGGAGAGGGTATTTAATGTGTGAGCTGCAGTTTAACTTGTTCTTACACAATGAAAGTGGATGCCTGTGTCCCACCAATACTGTAGTGTTGATGAAACGATTCTATAATCAAAATAGATGTTTTTCACGAAATTTAGCAATCCAGAAGTAACGATATGTTACATAGGTCTTCTGATCATTAATTTTCTTAAAGATGCAAGTTTGCTTTACCTTGTGTTCCTTATAAACCACAAAAATTCAATTACAACAtcgtgaattaaaaataaataatgtctCTATCGATTAATTTCAAGTATAGGTATGTGAAATGTTACAGGCCATAAGTTAGCCCCTTAGCAGTAACCGTAGAGATAATGTGGAGAAAGGAggatttgtcagaaactgttttatttcaataatattgatattaataaatttggcTCAGAGTATCACTCATAAGCTTTGCAACTGAAGTAGTATTTCGTAATAAATCCTTTATGGTAATAAGTATGTACAAAACACCTTTGGAAATTTTAGCCTCCTCTTAAAATATCTCGACGCTCTGTtgttgtcccatctcacagtaaaaagcaaagaaataatggttgctggtgattttaatgtggatttattgaaaagctttgtcagtgaacaattattgcaaccatgagttatattacaaaaccaacagtGAATGAGCTGTCTGATCTTGACGTAGCAGCATGTTATGTTAGATGCTGAAACTTGTCAAGATTTAAAATCTATTAACATTGAGTACAGGGGGGTAATAAACCAGTCAAAAATGGATAATTTTAGGAGATTGCTGAAAGACATCAGCTGGATAGATGTcaacaatacttctgactcaaatggaaaatacattaTATATTGTATACATTAATATATTAATACATTAATAAACTTACTTCCTGATTTGAAAATTATGTTCCCTTTAAGCTAACTCATATCAAACAGAAgttaaaaaataaaccatggattacacaatgaataaaggtatcatgtgggacaaaaagaaaACTATCTACTACTCAGGAACAGCTCTCATGTCAGCACTGGAATACataacaaagaatactgcaaaataatgAGGTGATCCAGAAACCTattttatgagaaaaagataagtacatcaggcaacaaaataaaaactgtgtggGATATAGTTAAGACAGAGACAGGTGTGGccagaaaggaagaggaacagatagctctaaaaataaacaggtgcatgtagtgttgcaaacctcttaaataaGCACTTTAATTCTGTTAGTGACAGCTTGGGGGTTATCAGATtaagtaaacagtgcaatggaatatctgagaccagtctgtACAAATAACTTAAGTAAAATGgaaatctgcatctatactctggaTGACAGAGGGCAAGTtctgttgtaccagttattaggatttcttccattcacatatggagtgtgggaagaataattgtttgaatgcctctgtgcatgcaatacTTACTCTAATCTTATCtgcatgatccctatgtgagcaatacatagggggtgtggtatatccctagagtaatcatttaaagctattcttgaaactttgttaataaactttctcgagatagtttacatctgtcttccagAGTCTTCCAATTcatttctttcagtatctctgtgacagtctacctctgattaaacaaacctgtgaccgtttgtgcttttctgtgtatgttcaatatcacctgttagtGCTATCTGATACGagtcccacacacatgagcaatattctagttCTAACCAACTGGTTAGGTAAGACttgaacgaaaaaaatggttcatatggctgagcactatgggacttaacttctgaggtcatcagttccctagaacttagaactacttaaacataactaacctaaggacatcacacacatccatgcccgaggcaggatttgaacctgcgaccgtagcgagactTGAACGATTTCTCAGCATTTCCAGTGACACAAAACATTCCAATTTACttcagagaatgctgtgattcacacaattAAACGTTTGTGACATGCCACAGAAAATGCCACTAGCCTCTAATTTGTTTTGTAGTGAATTAAGTACATTGTCACTGTATATTTAAAGAGCCTTCTCCATATCGGAACCCTCTTAAGAAACCCAAATTGTgtcttggacaatatattatttgctgtcCGATTTTTGAGAaaacacttgaacacaaccttttcaaaaacttttgaaaaagctgacaaaagtgaaattggtcaatagtttgatggtttctctttatcccccttcttgtaaacaaacttaacttcagcatatttcagacaggctggaaatgttccactgataagagattgattacccAAATAACTTAAGATACAACTTGGCTAACATGAACTTTCTTTGACTAACTTCATTGTTATGttatcgtaaccactagaatacttTGGCTGCAAAGATTTTATGACAGATGACACTTTGGGAGAAGTGAGTGtcatgatgttgagaaacagctaatatcattaaaattgaacaacacTCCAGCCTTGATGGAAGCCATGTCAGAatagaagaatagttgaccacacatTGGACAGGTATGaacacagtagaacagttcataatgggagggaacctccatggtatacagtcactgtaaagaaatagagattactacataataggtatgaaacaaagcatagggctatagatagggaGATGCtgcatgaaacacatttggctgtcaagagagcaatgcgtgatggcttcagtgactaccgtagcagaatattgtctaataacatttcacaaaattcaaagaaattctggttgtttgtaaaggctgtttgtggcaccaaagttagtgtcgagtccctagtgaatgagacagggacTGAAATTGAGGGAAACAGAGTAAAAGATGAAATTCTTaagtccattttcaaatgttcatttacaaagggaaacccaggggaattgccctaatttaatccttgtactactgaaaagacgaatgaaacaaatattagtgtcagtggtgctgagaaacagctgagatcgttaaaactgaaatactgaatttgaggTTGAGTAACCCCtcgtctaacaagggaacctccccatcgcacccccctcagatttaattctaagttggcacagtggataggccttgaaaaactgaagacagatcagtcgagtaaacaggaagaagttgtgtggaactacgaaaaaataagcaaaatatacaaactgagtagtccatgcgcaagataggcaacatcaaggataatgtaagcataggtgcgccgtggtcttgtggttagcgtgagcagctgcggaacgagaggtccttggttcacgtcttccctcgagtgataagtttactttctttattttcgtaaagttatgatctgtccgtttgttcattgatgtctctgtttactgtaattagtgtagtgcctgtgttttgcgaccgcaccgcaaaaccatgcgattagtcgacaaaaggacgtgcctcttcaatggggaccgaaaacatttgatcgcaaggtcgtaggtcaactgattcctccacaggaaaacacatctgatatattctatacgacactggtcacgacatgtgcgtcacatgacaggaatatgttgtgaacccacctaacttgtacacttggcgaatgggtaaaaagattcttctacctttccccattttggttttcttatggatgtgataatctctcccaaaaagtgatgaaaacataagagtttgtgacataaactgaaaacaaaaaattaaaatttccactcgagggaagacttgaaccaaggacctctcataccgcatctgctcatgctaaccacaggaccacggcgctcctgagctcaccctcTCCTTGATTTTGCTTATGTTGCGcgtggactactaagtttgtatattttgcttattttttcatagttccacacaacttcttcctgttttctcgattgatctgtattcagtttttcaaggtctatccactgtgccaacttagaattaaatctgaggggggtgcgatggggaggttcccttgtaagtataatctattgtagatcccttgaacaaaaaaccctGCCCACTTCTTGAAAAAAGGCACAAGTCACACCTGCCTACAAGAAGGGTactaaaagtgatccacaaaactaccttccaatattcttgacactgatttgttgtagaatcttaggacatattcggatctcaaacataatgaagtatcttgaacaaaatgacctcctcgATGCCAGcatgcatggattccaaaaacatcagccATGTgtaacccaactcacacttttctcacgacatactgaaaactttggttcaaggtagtcaggtagatgcagtatttcttgatttccaaaaagcgtttgactctgtgccaCACCTACACTTTTAGTCAGAAGTATgatcatatagggtatcaagtgaaatttgtaactggactgaggacttttcgtAAGGAGGATGCAAtaagttaccttggatggagagtcattgtcagatgtaaaaTTAAATTCGTGTGCTGCCCTAAGGAAGAGTGTTGGGATCTTTGCTGTTCAAGGTGTATTTAATGGcactgcaaacaatattaatagtaacctcagactttgtacagatgaagcagttatctataatgaagtagtatccgagagaagctgcataaatattcagtcagctcttgataagatttcaacatagtgcagggattggcaacttgctctaaatgttcagaaatgtaaaattttgcacttcacaaaatgaaaaaaaaaaagaaaaatgtagtatCTTATGACCATAGATCCAATAagtcactgctggaattggccaaatcATAGAAGTACCTGGGtttaacactttgtaggggtatgaaatggaatgattacataggtcTGATCATGAGTAAAGCAGGCAGTAGTCTTCAGTTTATTGCTAGAATAccggggaagtgcaatcagccAACAAAagagtgcttacaaatcactcgcgtGACTGATTTGACAGGGAACTAAGGATATCATTGCAAAGTACCTGtggagtaagcagtcagtctttatctgattgggaattaactaCAAGTTGTGTTCCTCAAGATTTAATCTCATGTCCATTGCTTTTTGTTGTGTACGTTAATGACCTcttgtatgtttcattgtcaaatGCTTAGGTTTTTTTTAATAGCATATGATATAAACACTGCAGTAAATACCAAGTAAAATAAAGATTTAGAAATTTTCACTGATATTAATAAagggtttaaagctaattcactgttatTGTAAAAagccactatatgcaattcagaacttttaagagatTTCATTCTAGCATGTGTATAGCATATGATGATATGCAgttagaagaggttgacagtgttaaatttctgaagTAACAACTCGCTGATAAAATCAGGTAGGAGGGACATACCACAGAACCGCTGAAGTGCCTGAACAAGTCTGCATTTGTAATGCGAAAGATGTCACACGtaggaaataaatattcaaaataacttcatacttttcttactttctttctattatgtcatatggaataatattctggggtaactcatcaaactgagaaaaagtttttaaagtgcaaaagcgtgtaataagactcatttgtggtgtaaattcgagaacatcatgtagaaatatTTTCAAGGAACTGGATGTTCTAATCACTGcttcatttattccttaatgaaatttgttgcaaataatatctcTATTTCCAATCAGTAGCTCAGTACATAgtttcaatactaggaataagcACAATTTACATAAAGATCTAAAAATATCTTacattggtccaaaaaggggtccaatattcagaaacAAGCCTTTTCAAGAAATgtacagcaaccattaaaaacttggtttcaggtaaaggacggtttaaacagagttcaaaagactttttggtaggcaactcctcctaccctatagatgaatatcttaacagcgaCTGTCAgaccagcttaaataaaaatatctgttacatttcagttttgacatTTGGTCACCACGTCaaaattaggtattttgtgtatgataatttattaaaagtgcataactatgttccaTACTGACAGTGTATTCGTTATGTAAATAATAGCAGTTCCAGTTCACTGTAATGTATTCATATATTTTGACCATCTCCTGACAGATGTTTGGGGAATTgagtattatattaaaatgttctatgttttttatgttatactttctgacatgttccacactcatGAGAATGATCAAATTTTTAGGTCTGTGGAAGGAAAACTGAATATAACCTAATGTAATCTAAATCTGCTCGATCCACTTTCACCATTTAGACGATGTTGTGTATTAGTAGATGAACAGAAAGAATGTGCAACATTGCTATTCTGACAACACTTTATGCCCAGTGGGTTGTGAAATGAAGGGGAAAGAAACTGATACTGTGCTATTCTTGAGCCTCGTAAATGCCACAATGTGATACTAGGAAATCTTGACTGGAGTGCTAGTAATGAAAGGTATGAAGTAGCCCACCGTGCGGCTTTTCATGTGGCTATCAACTGCTCAACACCTCAACTTTATGGTAGCTGTTTATCTTTACTCtttccattaattaaattcagaCATAGTACTGTAAACcagattaaatttatttcttccacAACTCTTGGTCAGTTTCAGCCATGTAAGTGCTCCATGTCACTTAGCTTAGGGTTAATcaatatgaaaattttcataaCATTTGTATTTTTAATAATTGAAAGACTTAGTCTACATATAGGCCTACTTATCACCTTCAGCTGCTTTGTCAAGTTGATTTGTTCCAACTCCTTAATTTGAGTCATTTATAGAAATTATTCAACCTTTCTCTTTAGTCAACATACCAGTATcagcttcatttatttcatttcattatttggtCCATTTTGATTCATTACATACTTAAGTAGTATATTGAGTATAGCACAGTCAAATTTGAAAaagaaggagacagagagagaaggagaacAAGAAAGAAATCAGGTTACAAAAAGCAGACATAAAGTGCGAATAACAAAAACAGTGCAGTTTAAATTTAGTCATTGTTACATAGTCCATTAGTTTATTATTCTGTTGGTTTATTCTAATGTTACATGTATTTCAGAGGAGTACAAATACAGATTGTGTATCTTTTTTTAGATCCACAAAGGGATATTTATTTAAAGAGAAGATATTATATGTTCTTCCTTAGTGCTGTTAGTCTACCTGATGATGTCTATTCATGTAGAAACACGTGCTCAGACATAGAAACATGTGCTCAGGCATGTTAAAGAATGTGTACATATGTCCTTTTGCTTTGTAATCAGAGCGGCATTTGATCTCAGTCAGAAATTTGTTGCCATAAATATATgagaaactttttattttattctttttatctGCAAAAGGTAGATGTTGGAATTTGTATATTAAGTTGATGCTAATTTTGTATTGGCTGTGAATGTCATATGGAGTAATCTACACTGCACTGCCCATGTTTAACTTAATTgtgtcatttttcttttcttcattttatcccattgagtaaaatattttttaaatgttgaatCTGAGAATAATTAATCGTAAATTCACATGTGCTAGTTCTTCAAATATACATTTTTCTGTGACGTTATGAAGCATAATCTTAGCTAATTTATCAATTAAGTCATTTTTTGCAGGTACTCTTTCTGACATATCATTTGCGTCTACAAAGTCTACGCCATTATCCACAAATGAAAGTCTGTTTAAAAAGCCAGAACTATCCAGCACGCAGGTTACCGCAGCTCTAGGTATGTAAGCCCCCtgttatgaatattttattataacaCATCATATGTAAAGACTGTAATCAATGAGTCTGAATATGAATTTATTGTGTGTAAATATTCTGCATTTACTTCCAGGTGGGATGCAAATACAGCATCTAAATCATGATAAAAAATTTATGTTAGTTGATGCTGATGACACTATAGTCTGTAGCTATAAAGAAGCATGTTTTGCTGAGAAGACACTGAGGAAAGAAAAAGTAACAGCGCAAGCAATAACTGGAATTAACGGTAGTTACATATTTTCTTTGTAGTtggagtaaatgaaaaaaaatactgCCAAAGATCTTGTCAGACATGAGGCATTATCTTAGACCATTAATGGTGCACAGCACTTCATTATTGTAATTCTTCATTATAATGAATGAAATAATTACTTTTCATTGTAATGTTTTGATCAGGAAAGGAAGTAAAAGAAGAGTACAGCAGATCTGAATAGGGAGTTGAATAAAGCTgcacatacgttcagtcagatacTGATAAGGTTTCGTAAG encodes:
- the LOC124775557 gene encoding uncharacterized protein LOC124775557, with amino-acid sequence MKRTPRRRSACRSCISEGTLSDISFASTKSTPLSTNESLFKKPELSSTQVTAALGGMQIQHLNHDKKFMLVDADDTIVCSYKEACFAEKTLRKEKVTAQAITGINGSYIFSL